Proteins from a genomic interval of Posidoniimonas polymericola:
- a CDS encoding CBS domain-containing protein, whose amino-acid sequence MISIAAEDIMVKRLVTLSPAMDVHDAVKLLLRNRISGAPVVDTEGRYLGVFSERCCLGVILDAAYEQLPTYNVGAFMDTEAKTISADTQLLSIAQVFLLSSARRLPVVDEENRLLGQISRRDVIQAAMKQLDQGPRRESSVLYLSALADRFHAPIN is encoded by the coding sequence ATGATCTCGATTGCTGCCGAAGATATCATGGTCAAACGATTGGTCACGCTCAGCCCCGCAATGGACGTGCACGACGCCGTCAAGCTGTTGCTTCGGAATCGGATTTCTGGAGCGCCGGTCGTCGACACCGAGGGACGCTACCTTGGCGTCTTCAGCGAACGCTGCTGCCTGGGAGTAATCCTCGACGCGGCCTACGAGCAGCTGCCGACCTACAATGTCGGCGCATTCATGGACACCGAGGCCAAGACCATCTCCGCCGACACCCAGCTGCTCAGCATCGCCCAGGTGTTCTTACTCTCCAGCGCCCGCCGGCTGCCGGTGGTCGACGAGGAGAACCGGCTGTTGGGGCAGATCAGCCGCCGCGACGTGATCCAGGCCGCGATGAAACAGCTGGACCAGGGGCCCCGCCGCGAGAGCTCGGTGCTGTACCTCAGTGCGCTGGCCGATCGATTTCACGCACCAATCAATTAG